In the genome of Microbacterium saperdae, one region contains:
- a CDS encoding M50 family metallopeptidase: MEILLYVGGILFMLIGLGLSIGLHEVGHLVPAKLFGVRVGQYMIGFGPRLWSKRIGETEYGFKLLPVGGFISMSGMYPASSGTGPAKGVFRALIQDARSANDETIAEGAEDRVFYRLPVWKRVIVMLGGPLMNLILAVVIFTVMLSGIGLQQGTTTIASVSECVVPSGSTQTECGPDDPATPAAEAGIMPGDVLVSIDGTPVSTFSEATAIVQAAPGKTLDLVVERDGAQQTLRITPVAADRTLTDASGQPLLDDQGAPVVKKVGYVGMGAQMGFVPQPLTAGVEMTGDTVARVGSLIVTLPVRLWDVGVALVTGGERDPNGPLSVVGVGRLAGEVAATEAPVLNRMFGLLGLLGSLNVALFVFNLIPLLPLDGGHIVVALWEGIKRAWAKLFRRPPPAPVDATKLVPLTVIVATLLIAMGALLIVADLFRPVDILG, translated from the coding sequence GTGGAAATCCTGCTCTATGTGGGTGGCATCCTGTTCATGCTGATCGGCCTCGGCCTTTCGATCGGTCTGCACGAGGTCGGCCATCTCGTCCCCGCGAAGCTCTTCGGCGTGCGCGTCGGCCAGTACATGATCGGCTTCGGGCCGCGCCTGTGGTCGAAGCGTATCGGGGAGACGGAGTACGGTTTCAAGCTGCTCCCAGTGGGCGGTTTCATCTCGATGTCGGGCATGTACCCGGCCTCCAGCGGAACGGGGCCGGCCAAGGGCGTGTTCCGAGCCCTGATCCAGGACGCGCGTTCCGCGAACGACGAGACGATCGCGGAAGGTGCAGAGGACCGCGTCTTCTACCGCCTCCCCGTCTGGAAGCGCGTGATCGTGATGCTGGGCGGCCCGCTGATGAACCTGATCCTCGCGGTCGTGATCTTCACGGTGATGCTCTCCGGCATCGGGCTTCAGCAGGGCACGACCACGATCGCCTCCGTCAGCGAGTGCGTCGTGCCTTCGGGCTCCACCCAGACCGAATGTGGACCCGATGATCCCGCCACGCCCGCGGCCGAGGCCGGCATCATGCCCGGCGACGTCCTGGTGTCGATCGACGGCACTCCGGTCTCGACGTTCTCCGAAGCGACCGCGATCGTGCAGGCCGCGCCGGGGAAGACGCTCGACCTCGTCGTCGAGCGCGACGGCGCGCAGCAAACCCTGCGCATCACCCCGGTCGCCGCCGATCGCACCCTCACGGACGCGAGTGGCCAGCCCCTCCTGGATGACCAGGGCGCACCGGTCGTCAAGAAGGTCGGCTATGTCGGAATGGGCGCCCAGATGGGTTTCGTGCCGCAGCCTTTGACTGCGGGCGTGGAGATGACGGGGGACACCGTCGCGCGCGTCGGCTCGCTGATCGTCACGCTCCCCGTCCGCCTCTGGGACGTCGGAGTGGCACTCGTCACCGGCGGGGAGCGCGACCCGAACGGGCCGCTCAGCGTCGTCGGCGTCGGTCGTCTCGCCGGTGAGGTCGCCGCCACGGAAGCTCCGGTGCTGAACCGGATGTTCGGGCTGCTGGGGCTGCTCGGGTCCCTCAACGTCGCGCTGTTCGTGTTCAACCTGATCCCGCTGCTGCCGCTCGATGGAGGTCACATCGTGGTCGCGCTGTGGGAGGGGATCAAGAGGGCCTGGGCGAAGCTCTTCCGTCGCCCCCCGCCCGCTCCCGTCGACGCCACCAAGCTGGTGCCGCTCACCGTGATCGTCGCGACACTGCTCATCGCGATGGGCGCGTTGCTGATCGTCGCCGACCTGTTCCGACCGGTCGACATCCTCGGCTGA